CTCCGCTTCGCTTTCAACGCGACGCAATTGCACATCGTCTAGATCGGCGGCGGCAAGCGCTGCGGCAAACGCGTCCGCGTCTTCGGACTGACGAATGCCGGTCAGCTCGGCTTGCAATGTCCGCCGCTCCGTTTCCAACTCGGCAAGCTGGCGCGCTTTGTGAGTCGCTTCTTCCAGACCAGCGTCATCGGCGACGCCGGAAGCGTCTCGCCAAGTGGAAAGTTGCGCCTCGATCGCCGATTGCTGCGCCTCGCACTCGGCGATTTGCTGCTCGAGACGAGTCAGCTGTTTTTCAGCATGTTCTCTTTGGTGATTCGCGGCGATCACTTCTTTCAAGCGTCGGTCAAGTTCCAGTGCAGCAGCTTCTGCTGTCAGCGTACTGGGCGCCAAACCGGCGGCCGACCAACACGCGGTCACCTCTTGCTGGAACGCATCGATTCCTTTTTGCATGTCGGAAACGCGCATCTGCAAGCTGGCTCCCTTGTCACGCATCGCGCGAACCGCGTCGATCCGCGACAGCAAGTCAATGATGATCTGCGCGTCTGAAGAGCCCAGATCCGGCGCGGCGGCCAGCAGCGAGCGAATCGTTTCCATCGCCGTCAGCTGGCGCTCCTGCAGTTGCCGACAAGCGTCCATAGCGGCGACGCGATCAAAGTTTAGCTTCTTCGCCGCGGCCGAAACTTGCGTATGTTCGTCACGCCGTTTGGTTTCAGCCGCGACCGCACGTTCCAACGCATCAACCGCCGATGCAATGTCGTCGGAACCGTTCTCCGCCGGCAGAACATTGTTGATTTGCTGAACGAGCAAATCGTTCGCAGCGGCGATTTCCGCCAGCGACGCTTCGATCACCGCAATGCGATCTTCCAGTTCTCGCCAACGACGCAACTTGTCGCTCCAGCTAAGCATGTCGCTGGGAGATTGCGGAGCAACGCCCAAGGGACTCCATAACGCTAACCATTCGTCATGCAGCGTTTGCTGATGCTGATCGGCTGCTTCCAGCGCTTGACGACAACGCTCAATCCGGCGCGTTGTCAGGTGAAGATCGTCAGTCAACTTGTCGCGCCGCGCATGCAACTCGGCTTGCTCCTGACGGCGATCGGCGAGCTCGTCCGGCTTCTTCAACAACGCTGCAAACGCAGCTAACGTCTGTTTGCTTGCAGCGCCAGATTCGATTGAATCTCGAAGTTCGCTCCACGCGGCGTCTCGTTGTTGGCGAGCCTCTTCGAGTTGCTCACGCGGAACCAACGCATGACGCTGGTCAAGCAAATCGATCTCGGTCTGGCGCTCGGCTTGCGACTCTTCTTCGGCCGCATGTCGCTGCCGGGCTTCATCTCGCTTCCGTTCAGCCAGCAGGAAAGCATCGGCAAATCGTTGGATATCGCCATCGGCCGGCAATTGATCGACGCTCACTTTTTCGTAGCCGGCCAGGGCGGCGACGCTCTTATTCAGCGGTTTCGCCGCCGTCAAAAGTTGTTGCAGATCACGCCGGTGGTCGACTTCTTTGTCGGCGCGGCGACTCCAGGCGTTGGCCTCTCGCGTGAGCGGAGCGAAATCGATATCGCTAACCGGCGGCAGATCGGCCAGACGCTGTTCGGCCTGTTGGCATTCGCGCTGCAGACGTTGCTCTTCTTGTTCATAAACCTTCAATTGGCTGCGCAGATCGCTCTCGGTCGCCGCGGCCTGCTCGACTTCTTTCCGCTGAGGATGCGACAAGGTGAATTGGGAAAGGGTCGCAACGCTCCAGTCGGGATGAAGTTCGCGCATCGCGCGATCGGCGTCAGCCAGCGCTGCGGCCTGCTCTTGCTCGCGGAGCGGAATGTGGTTGCGAAAGCTTCGAATCTCACCGACCGTCTGAACCAGGCGATGGATCGTCTCCTCTTGGCGAATCAGATCGTCGCTGATCGCCGCAGCGCTCTCGCTTTGTTCTTTGGTCATCAACTCCCATTGCGAACGATAGCGCGAAAGCTCTTCTACCAGCGACTGCAGCTTGGTCCGCTGCACGCCGAACTTTTCTATCGCTTCGCGCGGCGGTTGCTTTTCGCCTGACAGCGTCTCGATCTGCTCGCTCAGCTGGGTGATCTTGATCCATACCGGATACGCATTTTCGATCCGTTCTAAATGCTTGAGTCGTCGGTACGCTTCCGCATGTTCCTGTTGCAACTGATCGCGGCGTTCGACCAACTGATCCAGATCGCGCAGCATCTCGTCATAGTGGGTCGGCCGCAGCGGTGCGCTGCGGAGCCGGGTACGCGCTTCCCGAACTTGCGACAGCAGTTCATTGATGCGAGGTTTGCGGCCGGTCGGCAAGAAGAGAGTGCTGCTCTCCGTTTCAAGCGTCTTCTTCAGCGTCTGCAATTGCCCCAAGCCGCCGAGGCTCCCCCCGTACAGCGCTTCATCCATGCTGGCCGCTTTCAGCCCCTCTTCTCCCGAAGCGAGTTCGGTCAGCGAAAACCCAAACAGCTGCTCATAGGCGGCTTGCTCGACGCCTTCGAGCAAGTCGAGCCAGGCCGGTTCATCAAACGTCTCGCCGCTCTTCGTGAACTGCCCTGTCAGGGGCGACTTGTTCGACTTGGTCCGTCGAAACTCCAGTTCGCGTCCATCCCCTAAGGTTCCTTCCAGCTCGACCGCCATCTTTCCGGCGTCGGCAAACGCGTACGGATTGCGGACGCGGAAACCGAAGATCGTCTCGCGAATCAGTTGCAGCAGCGTCGATTTGCCTGCTTCGTTGGGGCCATAGATGATTTGCAATCGGTCGCCAAATTCGAAGCGACGATTGGTGAAGAGACCGAAGTTTTCGGCCAGAATCGTCTTGATTTTCATGCTGCGCCCTCCAATCCGGTCAGCAAGATTTGTTCGGCGGCGGCGAGCCACTCTTCCAGCCGGGCTCTCGTATCGCGCTCGTCGCTCAGGTCAGCCTGGGCGGAAGAGAGCTTTTCGAACAGCGATTTTAATTCGGGCGACAGCGCGGCGAGCGCCTCGGGGTCTTCTCGCAATAGCTCCACTTCGCGAGAGAGTTCGCCCAGCAGATCGGCTTCGCTTCGTGAGCGTTCCTTACGCGGGGCGCTGGTCCGAATTTTGACTTTCTCAATACACAGTTCATCACTGATCACCGCGGCCGCGTCGCGCACGCGGCCGATCCAGTCGCCTTGCTTCAAAGGGTCGTTCAGCTCGGCATGCAGTTGGCATCTTCCGGTCAGACGAACCCGGGCCACCGTAAAACGTCCTTCGTTCTGTTCATGTGCGGCGGAGAGCGCGTCTCGAATTTGCTCGTCCAGCTGTTTCGCATCGGCGTCCGACGCGACGATGATCTCTAGTTCGCTCCACCGCAGCACGTCGGTCGGTTCAAAGCGAACTTCTTCGAGTTCTCCATCGGCGACCGACGCGATCAGACATCCTTTGGCGCCCTGCTCGCGGATATGTCGCCCTTGCGTATTGCCGCTGTAGGCGACATACGGATGTTCGCACAGGGGAGCGACTTCGCGCAGATGAATATGCCCAAGCGCCCAATAGTCGTACCCTTTGCCGCGCAGCGTGTCGATCGTCGTCGGCGCGTAGGGATCATGCTCGTCATAACCTTGCAAGCTGGTATGCAGCATGCCGATGTTGAAGTGACCGGGGATCGCGGCGGGATAGGCGGCGGCGAGATCTTCCAGTACGTCAGGTCGAGCGAACCCTCGACCATGGATCGCGACTTTCACGTCGTCCAGCGTGATCGTCTCGGCCTGTTTGACCGAAAGCTCGCTGACGTTGTCAGGCCAACGAATCGATTTTTGCAACTTGCTTTCGGCGTCGTGATTTCCGCGGATATAAAAGACGCGGATGCCGTGAGCGTCGAGTCGGCGAAACTGGGCGATCGTCCATTGCCCGGTCCGCATGTCTTGCCATTGACCGTCGAACAGATCCCCCGCGATCAGCAGAAACGCGACCTCTTCACGAATCGCCAGGTCAACGAGCTTTTCAAACGCGGTCCGCGTCGCCAACTGCACGCGCTGCATCATCGCCGGATCAATTCGCCCGAGACCTTGCAGCGGGCTATCAATGTGTAAGTCGGCGGCATGAATGAAACGAAAGCTCATGATTTCACCTCTACGATCTTGTCAATCGATGCGAAGTAGAGATGGCCGCTGACCGACTTCTCCGGCAGGCGCCACATCTGTTGCACCGCGCGGCGATAGGCGTTGACCTGCGGGCGATAGAAGGCGGACCGATCGGCCAGCGACTGGGCGTCACCCTCCGCCAAACGATCGGTCTTGTAATCAACTACATCGGCGGCGACCACTTCCGATCCCTCTTTCCATAAAACCAAACGGTCGATTGACCCGTTCTGGATTCCTCCTTCGACCGCGATCGCGAAGGTCTGCTCTTGGCGAACTTCTGCGATCGCGTCGGCGGCGACAAACTTCGGCCGCGGCGCCGTCTGGCGATTTAGCAACTGCCGCAGATGAGGTTGCTCGATCGTCTTGCGGAAGCGAGAAAGCAAATGATCGATATTCAACGCATCGCCCACAATCGCCCGGGCGATCTCGCGAAACCGCGTCTCATTCAGCTCAAAGTCGTTCAGCCACGCTATCCGCTCTAGCCAGGCATGCGTCACCGAGCCAAACAGGCGACCTGTCGAATCGGTCGTATGCAATAGGTTGGCGACTTTCAAACGCGGGCCCCCTTCCATCTTCGACGGAGAGAGGGTCTCGCCGCGCTGCGCCTTCGCCGGAGCCATCGCGATTGGCAAACGCCGCGCTACCGCAGGCATGCGATGCAAGCGTGGAGTATCGGCCGCTGAAAGATGGGCGAACCACGCAGCGTCCCCCATCGCGAACACAACGTCATTGCCTTGCGGTTGACGCTTGACCTCCAATGCTTCGGTCAATAGCCCAGCCATCGTGCGCGGCGTCTTCTTTTCACGGGCCGAGGGAGGCTTGATCATCACATGCATCGCATGCACCGCGCGAGTAATCGCCACATACAAGACGCACAGCTCTTCGACCGCTTGCTGCGAACTGGCGCTGGTAAACATCTGTTGCAAGCGGGGAGGCAACACCTTTTGCACATCTTTGTTGGCGTAGCGAACAATCCCGGTGACCGGCGCGAGCGGCGCCGCCCGCTCGATGACAAAATTAGGCGAACGACCGGGGAATTCATGATCTAAATCCAACAGCACCACCACATCAAACTGCAGCCCCTTCGCTTGATGGATCGTCATCACGCGTACAGCCGACGCCTGAGGATCGGCGACGCGCTGCGTCTCGACAAACTCCACAAAATCGCTCGTCCGCAGCGTCGCTTTCGGCTGATAGGCATGCGCCATTCGAACCAACTGTTCGATGCGCCGGCGCTCGCGTGAATTGCCGATTTCGACCAGCACCTGCGACCAGCGGCGGAGCATCGCACCATAGCCCAAAACCAGCAGATCACTCCGCAGCGTCTGCGCTAGTTCCGATCCCTTTTGTGACCCAATGTGCGGCGTCAGTCCGATAATGGGCGCCAAAGGGCTGTTCTGCACATGGAACCGGGCGACCGTATCGGCCGGATGATCGATCCATTGCAGCAGCGACATCATCAATTGAACCGACGCCGAATCGGTCAGCGTCCCCCCTCCTTCTTCGCTGGCGGTTACGCCGCGCTGGCGAAGTTCAAAGATCATCTTCCGGACGGCGGAGTTCGTACGGACCAAGACGCCGACTTCGCTCCCCGGCGAATCTTCTAAACTGCGGCAAACGCGCTCGGCGGCCGCGACAAACAGCATCTCGTCGGATGGGTCGCCGTCTTCATCGTACCGCGCGGTTTCGACGCTGACATAGCCCGGCAAACTGGTTTTGGCGGTCGAGTGATCGGCGAACATCGTCTGCCAACGTTTGACTCCGTCTTCAAACCGATCGAGCGACGGATGCCGATGCAGATTCCGCGCGACCAGATTCACAAAGTCGATCACCACCGGTGACGAGCGAAAACTGACAGCAAGTTCGGCTTCGTCCAGCTCACCCAGTTCCGCGACCACTTCCTCAAAAATCTCGGCCACGCCGCCACGCCAACCATAGATCGCCTGCTTCACGTCACCAACGCAAAAGAAGCTGCCTAGCGGCTGCGCAGTCACGCGCCGCGCAACGGGGCGCAACACGCTCCATTGGGCTGGCGACGTATCTTGAAACTCATCCAGCAGCAAATGGTTGATATGGCCATCCAGTCGATAAGCGACATGGGTGGGCGAATTGGCGTCGGCTTGTCGCGAGAGAAAGCGGGTGACGTCGTCAAAACGGTAGGCCTGCGACTGGAACTTCAGCCGGCGATAGATCGCGTCAAATCGGTCGAGCAGTTGAAAGGCGCCTTCGGTCTGACGGACCAGCAAATTGTATGGCTCACAAGCGGCGGCGGATATCAAAGTTTGATAGGCGCGAGCGACATCGGCCGGGATCTCGGCGCGGTAGTACGAGAGGTCATCGTCGATGACCTTTTTCGCCAATCCTTTTTCCAGAAACCCGCCGAAGTCGCCTTCATCAAAGCGGGCCAGATCTTCATTGCGGGCCTTCGTCATCCGCTTGTCGAGCGGCGCTTCAAGCAGCAACTTTTTCGCCGCGGCGATCTCTTGTTCTTGCGGCGGCTTGCGGGGCTTCAGCGCCGTCCAAACGGCGGCCGGGGTTTCCTGAAAGAGGCCGTAGAATTGGCTGGCCGCGTCCAACATCAACTGACTGACGCCGCGGGTCGTCTCACCTTTGCTCATCAAGTGGACGATCTCCAGGACCAGCGCCGCTTCGTTCTCGCGCAGCAGTTCTTCGATCGCATTGATTCGCAGTTCCGAGTCATCCACTTCATCGGCGATCGACCACCCCGGCGGAAAGCCCATTTCAAAACTGAAACACTGGGCGACCTGAATGAAAAAGCTGTCGAGCGTTTGCACGCGCAGGCGATGCAGTTGCCGCGTCAGTTCACGCAAGGTCGCAACGCACGCGGCTGGAGTGACCGGCGCCGCTTCGATGAAGCTGTTCAACTCGACCAGTTTTTGCGGATCGCGGGCCGCTTCGGCCAAACGAATCATAATGCGATCCAGGATTTCGCCGGCCGCTTTGCGCGTAAAGGTGGTCGCTAAGATTTCAGCCGGAGCGTCGCCGGAGGCCAATACGCCGAGAAAGCGATTGGAAAGTTGAAACGTTTTTCCCGATCCGGCCGAGGCGCGAATCAAGCGATGCTGGAATGGTCTCATCGGGTGATCTCCTCCGCGGCGGCCAACAACTCGGCAGGCGGAGACCAACGTCCTAACACGCCGTCCTGGCAAATTCGGGAATAGTCGTCGTTTTGCCCGCGAATATCGGCCGGCGGCCAGAACTCGCCGCGGCGGATCTTTCGTACGACATCCACAATCACCTCTTCGGCCTGATCAAAATCGGCGTCTTCCCATCCGGCGGCGCGATACTTTACATCTTCGCGTTTCGCTGGCAGCGTAAAGTAACCGACCTCGACATGCGGACCGATCCCCAACTCGCGGGCAATCATCCGATAGAAAGGCAACTGCACGTTGAACCACTCACGCTCTTCAAATTTGCCTTTGTGGTGATCGGTCTCCGGCTTCTTCGCGGTGTCAGACGTTTTGTAATCGACGACCGCCCAACTGTTGGTGTCGGGGTGATGATCGATCCGGTCGATGCGGCCCTTTAAACGAACCGGAACATCGTCGACGATTAGAAGCGGCTCATGCTGGGCGTTGTCGGTTTCGGTTCGCACGATCTTCCAGCCCTCACCGGCGCGGCGTGCCTGAGTTGTCGCAAACCATTGCAAACGCAGCCGCAGTTGTTCAACTTGGATTCGTACCGCCGGCAAGACGCGCGCTCCAAATTTCTCGCGCACCAGTTCGCTGAGCGCCTGCTGCAAGAATTCGCGGATGGCCCCCTCGTCGACGGAGTTGCGAAGCTCGCTTCTTCCAAACGCTTCGAGCGAATCATGCGCCAGATTGCCAAACTGGGCGGCGTCCAACTCGCGAGCACTGTCCGAATACGATCGCAGCCGCAAGATTTTTTCGAGATAGTAACGATAGGGACAATACAAATAGCGGCGAATATCGCTGGCCGTAATCTTGTCGACGGGATAAGGCCCCGGCGCAGGCAGCGGGATTCCGATCGCTTGCCCCAACAGTTCGGTCTCGCCTGACTGGAATTCGACCGCCCGGTTGTGGATCGCCTCGGGGGCGCCAAACATCCGCTCGACCGCAACCGGCAGCGCCGTGTCATCGCAACCAAATAGTAAGCGACTAGGCGCTAAGGGATCGCCTGCGGAAGTTCGCTTGGCGACGATCACATCGAGATCGCGGCGGCTGTTCATCAACAATTCGAAGGCATAGGCGTCACGCGCCAAACGCCGCGAATTATCTTCGATCCCCAGTCGTTCCCGCAGCGAATTGGGCAAGAAGAGATCACCGTTGGCGGAACTCGGCGTCAGACCATCATTGAAACTGGTCAAGATCAGCGCCGGCGCGTCTCCGAGCGGCAATTCGAGCCAACCAAGCAGTTCGATTACGCCATCACGCGGCTCTTCCGGAATCAAATCAGCGCGAAGCAAACGTAGCAGAATATCGATCGCTTCACTGGCCGACAGCAGCGGTTGCAATGTATCGGGAATTTCTTCCCAGGTCGCGAGCGCATTTTGAATCGCTTCGATCGGTAAATAGATCGAGCGGTAATCATCGCTCCCCGGCGTCAGCTCGCGCTGGCCATAGATCGACTGCAATAGCTCGTTAATCGGCTGCCGCCAATCGACCAAGGGACATATCGGTTGCGTCAACGGCATCGCGATGCGATCCATCTGCGTCATCAAATCGGCGATCGTCTCCCCTTCTAACTCGGTCGCATCGAGCGCATCACGCAGGTGCTCACCGAAGAACATGTCCAGCGTTTCGAGCGGGTCGCGATCAGCTTCGATCAATCGCCAAACGTCCGGATGACGCAGCGCTTCGGCCAAGGTGGCGAAACTGCGGCGTCGCAAATAATCGGAGAATGTTCGCAACAAACGGCAGGGAAGCGCATCAACGACCGCCGTGCCGGGACCAAAGCGGCTGTCGAGCTGATGCGCGGCCAGGCGTTGTTTTAATTCAGGGACCAGCGCCTCGTCCGGTACGCCGATCATCACTTCTTCCGGCGCGTAGCGTCCGGCGAAGTTCGCCAGACACGCGACCGCTTGCTCGGACTGATCAGCGGGACCTTCGACCAGATAGACGCGACTGGGATCAACCACTGCGCGGCGATCTGACCAGGCTTCCGATCGCAGGCAACCATGCGCGTCAAACGAATCCGCCAACTCTTCTGGAGCGGCGATCAGGGCCGAAATCTCGGCGCCGTGCGAAGCCGCCTGATCGAGCATCGACCGCAACGTTTGATTCAAGTCGACGGCGCCGATTAGCACGAGCTTCCGATCACAACGACATTCGTCGTATTGCAGCGCAAACAGTCGAGCCGTCTCTTTGTCCCAGACGCCGACCCGATCCAGTCGCGCCAGATAATCTTGCTGCAGCTGCGCGAGCGTTCGCCAACGCTCGAGCTCGGCGAATCCCGGAATCTCTTTAGCGCGCTCGGCGACACCGGCGAAGTCGAGCTTTTCACTCGCCAGCTCGCGATGCGTTTTGCGAATGATTTCGCCATACTCGCGCCATTGCGGCAGATCGTCGGTCGCCGGCGGAAAGGGAATGAGATGTTTCAGTTGCTGCGTCGCGAACAGCCGCAACGTTTCGGCCCACGCCAACTGTTGCGTCAACTGACTGGCGAAGGGACGCTTTTGTTCGTACAGAAGCTCCGGCGTTTGCCCTACGCCGCAAAGCATGGGGGGAACAAGCGAAGCCTCCTGAGCTTCGGCCCGCTCTACCAACAGATCGCGCAGGCGACGTCCCGCTTGGGCCCCAGGCAGAATCAACGCGTACTGACTTAGATCGAGCAAAGGCCCATCGCGATGCGCCCGCGAAATCAGATGATCGGCCGCCGAAATCAGCGCAGGGCGATCCCAGCCAAGAAAATATCGCGCTAAGTCGGTTGGTCGTCCTGACATGGCTCGCCTTTGCTCTGAAAACGCTCAAGATACCCGCGCCGGGCGAGAGGGAAAAGCCGCGGGTGCTTTTCCCAAGTGGTCGAGCGTAGCGCCAGCAAGTGACACGTCTGGTCACGCGCGAGAAGAAATTTGGACGAACGAAAAAGGGGGCCAGACCCCAATTTTGCAGCAAAACTGGGGTCTGGCCCCCTTTTTCGTTCCGACTATTAGCGGACTAATTCGTCGTAGACAGCGGCGGTTCCGGCGGCCATGCTGCGGTCGGAAAAAGAGTCGTATTGTCGCTGGATCGCCGCTTGGCGAAGCGCCGACCAGTTGATTTCTCCGGAAACGACCGCCAAGATTTTTTTTGTCAGATCGTCTGCGTCGCCTGGCACGGCGAGCAAACCGTCGACTTCCGGCTGGATCGC
The nucleotide sequence above comes from Blastopirellula sp. J2-11. Encoded proteins:
- a CDS encoding PD-(D/E)XK nuclease family protein yields the protein MSGRPTDLARYFLGWDRPALISAADHLISRAHRDGPLLDLSQYALILPGAQAGRRLRDLLVERAEAQEASLVPPMLCGVGQTPELLYEQKRPFASQLTQQLAWAETLRLFATQQLKHLIPFPPATDDLPQWREYGEIIRKTHRELASEKLDFAGVAERAKEIPGFAELERWRTLAQLQQDYLARLDRVGVWDKETARLFALQYDECRCDRKLVLIGAVDLNQTLRSMLDQAASHGAEISALIAAPEELADSFDAHGCLRSEAWSDRRAVVDPSRVYLVEGPADQSEQAVACLANFAGRYAPEEVMIGVPDEALVPELKQRLAAHQLDSRFGPGTAVVDALPCRLLRTFSDYLRRRSFATLAEALRHPDVWRLIEADRDPLETLDMFFGEHLRDALDATELEGETIADLMTQMDRIAMPLTQPICPLVDWRQPINELLQSIYGQRELTPGSDDYRSIYLPIEAIQNALATWEEIPDTLQPLLSASEAIDILLRLLRADLIPEEPRDGVIELLGWLELPLGDAPALILTSFNDGLTPSSANGDLFLPNSLRERLGIEDNSRRLARDAYAFELLMNSRRDLDVIVAKRTSAGDPLAPSRLLFGCDDTALPVAVERMFGAPEAIHNRAVEFQSGETELLGQAIGIPLPAPGPYPVDKITASDIRRYLYCPYRYYLEKILRLRSYSDSARELDAAQFGNLAHDSLEAFGRSELRNSVDEGAIREFLQQALSELVREKFGARVLPAVRIQVEQLRLRLQWFATTQARRAGEGWKIVRTETDNAQHEPLLIVDDVPVRLKGRIDRIDHHPDTNSWAVVDYKTSDTAKKPETDHHKGKFEEREWFNVQLPFYRMIARELGIGPHVEVGYFTLPAKREDVKYRAAGWEDADFDQAEEVIVDVVRKIRRGEFWPPADIRGQNDDYSRICQDGVLGRWSPPAELLAAAEEITR
- a CDS encoding AAA family ATPase, whose translation is MKIKTILAENFGLFTNRRFEFGDRLQIIYGPNEAGKSTLLQLIRETIFGFRVRNPYAFADAGKMAVELEGTLGDGRELEFRRTKSNKSPLTGQFTKSGETFDEPAWLDLLEGVEQAAYEQLFGFSLTELASGEEGLKAASMDEALYGGSLGGLGQLQTLKKTLETESSTLFLPTGRKPRINELLSQVREARTRLRSAPLRPTHYDEMLRDLDQLVERRDQLQQEHAEAYRRLKHLERIENAYPVWIKITQLSEQIETLSGEKQPPREAIEKFGVQRTKLQSLVEELSRYRSQWELMTKEQSESAAAISDDLIRQEETIHRLVQTVGEIRSFRNHIPLREQEQAAALADADRAMRELHPDWSVATLSQFTLSHPQRKEVEQAAATESDLRSQLKVYEQEEQRLQRECQQAEQRLADLPPVSDIDFAPLTREANAWSRRADKEVDHRRDLQQLLTAAKPLNKSVAALAGYEKVSVDQLPADGDIQRFADAFLLAERKRDEARQRHAAEEESQAERQTEIDLLDQRHALVPREQLEEARQQRDAAWSELRDSIESGAASKQTLAAFAALLKKPDELADRRQEQAELHARRDKLTDDLHLTTRRIERCRQALEAADQHQQTLHDEWLALWSPLGVAPQSPSDMLSWSDKLRRWRELEDRIAVIEASLAEIAAANDLLVQQINNVLPAENGSDDIASAVDALERAVAAETKRRDEHTQVSAAAKKLNFDRVAAMDACRQLQERQLTAMETIRSLLAAAPDLGSSDAQIIIDLLSRIDAVRAMRDKGASLQMRVSDMQKGIDAFQQEVTACWSAAGLAPSTLTAEAAALELDRRLKEVIAANHQREHAEKQLTRLEQQIAECEAQQSAIEAQLSTWRDASGVADDAGLEEATHKARQLAELETERRTLQAELTGIRQSEDADAFAAALAAADLDDVQLRRVESEAEVAKLHEQLDDVKEQLGRARQQQESLEGSDKSIAVASELESLKGELQEKVDQYAPLVLARALIDRAVAKHRAKTQGDMLEAVGRLFREMTAGEYQGIERQLDELGTLIVLPREGKPKTAEELSTGTREQLYLAIRLAYIESYAAGSEVLPVVMDDILVNFDDQRQQRTLAVLQDFDPRVQILFLTCHQTMVDKAQAISAKIPILSLNDMPIEAPATPPKTRKRTKSQSPTLFK
- a CDS encoding UvrD-helicase domain-containing protein; the encoded protein is MRPFQHRLIRASAGSGKTFQLSNRFLGVLASGDAPAEILATTFTRKAAGEILDRIMIRLAEAARDPQKLVELNSFIEAAPVTPAACVATLRELTRQLHRLRVQTLDSFFIQVAQCFSFEMGFPPGWSIADEVDDSELRINAIEELLRENEAALVLEIVHLMSKGETTRGVSQLMLDAASQFYGLFQETPAAVWTALKPRKPPQEQEIAAAKKLLLEAPLDKRMTKARNEDLARFDEGDFGGFLEKGLAKKVIDDDLSYYRAEIPADVARAYQTLISAAACEPYNLLVRQTEGAFQLLDRFDAIYRRLKFQSQAYRFDDVTRFLSRQADANSPTHVAYRLDGHINHLLLDEFQDTSPAQWSVLRPVARRVTAQPLGSFFCVGDVKQAIYGWRGGVAEIFEEVVAELGELDEAELAVSFRSSPVVIDFVNLVARNLHRHPSLDRFEDGVKRWQTMFADHSTAKTSLPGYVSVETARYDEDGDPSDEMLFVAAAERVCRSLEDSPGSEVGVLVRTNSAVRKMIFELRQRGVTASEEGGGTLTDSASVQLMMSLLQWIDHPADTVARFHVQNSPLAPIIGLTPHIGSQKGSELAQTLRSDLLVLGYGAMLRRWSQVLVEIGNSRERRRIEQLVRMAHAYQPKATLRTSDFVEFVETQRVADPQASAVRVMTIHQAKGLQFDVVVLLDLDHEFPGRSPNFVIERAAPLAPVTGIVRYANKDVQKVLPPRLQQMFTSASSQQAVEELCVLYVAITRAVHAMHVMIKPPSAREKKTPRTMAGLLTEALEVKRQPQGNDVVFAMGDAAWFAHLSAADTPRLHRMPAVARRLPIAMAPAKAQRGETLSPSKMEGGPRLKVANLLHTTDSTGRLFGSVTHAWLERIAWLNDFELNETRFREIARAIVGDALNIDHLLSRFRKTIEQPHLRQLLNRQTAPRPKFVAADAIAEVRQEQTFAIAVEGGIQNGSIDRLVLWKEGSEVVAADVVDYKTDRLAEGDAQSLADRSAFYRPQVNAYRRAVQQMWRLPEKSVSGHLYFASIDKIVEVKS
- a CDS encoding exonuclease SbcCD subunit D yields the protein MSFRFIHAADLHIDSPLQGLGRIDPAMMQRVQLATRTAFEKLVDLAIREEVAFLLIAGDLFDGQWQDMRTGQWTIAQFRRLDAHGIRVFYIRGNHDAESKLQKSIRWPDNVSELSVKQAETITLDDVKVAIHGRGFARPDVLEDLAAAYPAAIPGHFNIGMLHTSLQGYDEHDPYAPTTIDTLRGKGYDYWALGHIHLREVAPLCEHPYVAYSGNTQGRHIREQGAKGCLIASVADGELEEVRFEPTDVLRWSELEIIVASDADAKQLDEQIRDALSAAHEQNEGRFTVARVRLTGRCQLHAELNDPLKQGDWIGRVRDAAAVISDELCIEKVKIRTSAPRKERSRSEADLLGELSREVELLREDPEALAALSPELKSLFEKLSSAQADLSDERDTRARLEEWLAAAEQILLTGLEGAA